The following are encoded together in the Bacillota bacterium genome:
- a CDS encoding radical SAM protein has product MDTKCYLCPRRCGADRSAGEKGFCRASLSVKVARAAKHHWEEPCISGTRGSGAVFFSHCNLRCVFCQNYDISHQGFGKEISAEELACIFLRLQADGAHNINLVSPTQYITQVKCALIAAKENGLTIPVVYNSNAYEEPDALASLTDLVDVYLPDLKYYHDEVAIRYSSAPHYFRHATSAILEMARQVGTPILDSDGLIRKGLIVRHLVLPGMVEESKRVLDWIKANLPSGVYISLMSQYVPMYRASEHPEINRKLSKAEYDEVVDYALAIGLDNGYIQEESASDESFIPAFDLTGVE; this is encoded by the coding sequence AGGGATTTTGCAGAGCAAGTTTATCTGTCAAGGTTGCCCGGGCAGCAAAACATCATTGGGAAGAACCCTGCATTTCTGGAACCAGGGGATCGGGCGCGGTGTTTTTTTCACACTGCAACCTCAGGTGCGTTTTTTGCCAGAATTATGATATAAGTCACCAGGGATTTGGAAAAGAAATAAGCGCTGAGGAACTGGCGTGCATTTTCCTGCGGCTTCAAGCAGATGGGGCGCATAATATCAATCTGGTGTCCCCAACCCAGTATATCACTCAAGTGAAGTGCGCCTTGATCGCAGCCAAAGAGAATGGGCTCACGATCCCGGTTGTGTATAATAGCAATGCTTACGAGGAGCCCGATGCCCTGGCTTCCTTGACCGACCTTGTCGATGTCTATTTGCCGGACCTCAAATACTATCATGACGAGGTGGCCATTAGATATTCCAGCGCGCCCCATTACTTTAGGCACGCAACTAGCGCTATCCTGGAGATGGCGAGACAGGTTGGCACCCCAATCTTAGACTCTGACGGGCTCATAAGGAAAGGATTGATCGTGCGGCACCTGGTCCTACCTGGCATGGTCGAGGAGTCCAAGCGGGTGCTAGATTGGATCAAAGCCAATCTGCCATCGGGCGTTTATATAAGCCTTATGTCCCAGTATGTTCCAATGTACCGGGCGAGCGAGCATCCTGAAATCAACCGAAAGCTGTCCAAGGCCGAATATGACGAGGTAGTCGACTACGCGCTAGCCATCGGGCTCGATAATGGGTATATCCAAGAGGAATCTGCCTCAGATGAAAGCTTTATCCCGGCATTTGATTTGACTGGGGTGGAATAG
- a CDS encoding biotin transporter BioY, with amino-acid sequence MGETEPKGKHKPSNDRVREMIIAALFAAVIVVLSQISVAIPVSPVPITGQMLGVFLAGGILGSRLGSLSLLIYVLLGAIGLPVFAGAHGGITVLVGPTGGYIWGFILGSYVLGSIVKRCSPTGDTPGARKVAYISTALGMLACLAIVYLIGTIQLAIVVGIGLMRALVIGVLPFIPLDIAKLLIATVLSVSVRGILVRQRLL; translated from the coding sequence TTGGGAGAGACAGAGCCAAAGGGCAAACATAAACCATCAAATGATCGTGTCCGCGAAATGATAATAGCGGCGCTATTCGCTGCGGTGATCGTGGTCTTATCGCAAATCTCTGTCGCAATACCAGTTTCACCGGTGCCCATCACGGGGCAGATGCTCGGAGTATTTCTGGCCGGAGGCATCCTGGGCTCAAGGCTCGGATCTTTATCTCTGCTGATCTATGTCCTCCTCGGCGCAATAGGCCTGCCAGTATTCGCGGGAGCGCATGGAGGAATCACCGTCTTGGTCGGACCTACAGGCGGTTACATATGGGGTTTCATACTAGGATCATATGTGCTCGGCTCCATTGTGAAACGCTGTTCGCCCACCGGTGACACTCCCGGGGCAAGGAAAGTGGCCTACATCAGCACCGCCTTGGGCATGTTGGCCTGTCTTGCCATAGTTTATCTCATAGGGACGATTCAATTGGCTATCGTAGTGGGAATAGGTCTCATGAGAGCCTTGGTGATCGGGGTTTTGCCATTCATTCCGCTTGATATTGCCAAGCTCTTGATCGCCACGGTCTTGAGCGTCAGCGTTCGCGGCATCCTGGTTCGCCAGCGACTCCTTTAG
- a CDS encoding biotin--[acetyl-CoA-carboxylase] ligase, whose translation MSITLTTRWLGKDLAYFDSVTSTNQIASEMASRGAPHGAVVLADAQTAGRGRYGRKWVSPNGKGLWFSVILRPQIDARVSHQIPMLAAISVASALRGELCLPAEIKWPNDIMLYGRKICGILAETRNGTGSIEFIVLGIGVNVNQDGDDFPPDLKESAGSLLMAAGHPFDRISVLQSILTRLETWYDIWQERGFSPIHREWKIMCPLLGKTVKLIDKKEEIIGEAFDVDHEGALLIKMGDGSIRRFRYGEVSLRGGP comes from the coding sequence ATGTCGATAACCCTCACCACAAGATGGCTGGGGAAGGATCTCGCATATTTTGATAGTGTCACGTCCACAAACCAGATCGCTTCCGAGATGGCAAGTCGCGGCGCGCCGCACGGCGCTGTGGTGCTGGCGGATGCTCAGACCGCAGGCAGAGGGAGATATGGAAGGAAGTGGGTATCACCTAACGGGAAAGGTTTGTGGTTCTCCGTGATCCTTCGTCCTCAGATAGATGCCAGGGTGAGCCATCAGATACCAATGCTTGCCGCAATCTCAGTCGCCAGTGCCTTACGAGGGGAGCTATGCCTTCCGGCGGAGATCAAATGGCCCAATGACATCATGCTATATGGCCGCAAGATATGTGGTATCCTGGCGGAGACAAGGAATGGAACTGGATCTATTGAATTCATCGTGCTGGGCATAGGCGTCAACGTCAACCAGGACGGTGACGATTTCCCTCCCGATCTAAAAGAAAGCGCCGGGTCCTTGCTCATGGCGGCAGGGCATCCTTTTGACAGGATCTCGGTACTTCAGAGCATACTGACCAGACTGGAAACCTGGTACGATATCTGGCAAGAAAGAGGATTTTCGCCGATTCATCGAGAATGGAAGATTATGTGCCCTCTGCTTGGGAAGACCGTCAAGCTAATAGACAAAAAGGAAGAGATCATTGGGGAGGCCTTTGACGTTGATCATGAGGGCGCATTATTGATCAAAATGGGGGATGGCAGCATCCGCAGGTTCAGGTACGGCGAGGTAAGCCTGAGGGGAGGACCATAA
- a CDS encoding PIN domain-containing protein, which translates to MKRTMDWLFIDTSAFIALHDAGDRYHEAAKGFFTPEQIRSLGVRLITTNFVFAEVYSYFCRNHTDAIAVGEYIRGSRILHYLRAEPADEEAAWQIAKRYHDKDFSFVDCLSFAVMSRIGCDKAFTFDSHFGQMGFKVFPVSIR; encoded by the coding sequence ATGAAACGTACTATGGACTGGTTGTTTATTGATACATCGGCATTTATCGCCCTGCATGACGCGGGCGATCGCTATCATGAAGCCGCAAAGGGCTTTTTTACCCCTGAACAGATCAGGAGTCTCGGGGTCCGCTTGATAACCACGAACTTCGTCTTCGCCGAGGTATATTCCTATTTTTGCAGAAATCATACTGATGCTATAGCGGTAGGCGAATATATTAGGGGGAGCAGGATTCTTCATTATCTTCGCGCGGAACCGGCCGACGAAGAGGCCGCATGGCAAATAGCCAAGAGATACCATGACAAGGATTTTAGTTTCGTCGACTGCCTGAGTTTTGCCGTGATGTCCAGGATCGGATGCGACAAGGCGTTCACATTCGATTCTCACTTCGGGCAAATGGGTTTCAAGGTATTCCCGGTCTCCATACGTTAA
- a CDS encoding tetratricopeptide repeat protein yields MEGGSLFMGENKIVRFPVPASGPPASGEDSKHGNKSGESHPDKGHEPVNVVSIRASSGLGRFYKAYASQTREDGFVTLFLAWEKSAERLSVVSLQLEYMYWLGATGIIDFAQLPVMSKKEFEDSLSGDGEMAEGSGIKEISLEEALYLIQSAARLGNHPGEAVSNREFRRFAWLLTEPVDFSPAQIAKLLRSLIGDTMGPVDVALIFDRALFTGDFHLAFHLMSAQARSKVGSIQEFIAKLKETPQDMRATPEDNDLLFDEEDGPSAIRIEAARLPAAVSQIVASAGGSDETGSPGVKNRQGRSGGRRSETVLVRRWLARKGQVIELAQRFELIKEKGFFAVDSPEPKRISVEEFERVARQAILIDGDMAGRSPREIAEWGNYVMKEGNYPQAIRILDAALEMEPRLLGARLQVADAYVRIDRADKAAKHLKRLLEVAPPGSVYSDKAKRMLRIYEVLDQHSGEFPEEPLANPDHWFDPVERAIISISGLIKPGVDVFRETMTLWNLFLRYCDIPLPLIENPITWAVASLYDVARLRGGDLTKGDLGSFLPVVMGIPWHKLRKMADFIWDVIELYDDADRAWFADEVRVFFLDGAGYSHIFSHPSGEPHLILCNIKLKGKRSPKTLMEYLSAQRGVSAKRSATGGVFNWELSSYSKASGKGGGPIAARNVQIAVDSSGVHLSALDDESLSKVVSRLKRDLPDYLVMPGDVVKLDLKIHYS; encoded by the coding sequence GTGGAAGGCGGAAGTCTGTTTATGGGCGAAAACAAGATAGTCAGATTTCCCGTGCCGGCCTCAGGACCGCCGGCCAGCGGGGAGGACTCAAAACACGGAAACAAAAGCGGAGAGAGTCATCCAGACAAGGGGCATGAGCCGGTAAATGTGGTTTCAATCCGCGCCTCGTCGGGATTAGGGCGTTTCTATAAAGCATACGCTTCTCAGACCCGAGAAGATGGGTTTGTGACTCTATTTCTCGCATGGGAGAAATCCGCGGAAAGGCTCAGTGTCGTGTCACTTCAGTTGGAGTACATGTATTGGCTAGGGGCGACCGGGATCATTGATTTTGCCCAACTCCCCGTCATGTCCAAGAAGGAGTTTGAGGATTCTCTTTCAGGGGATGGGGAGATGGCGGAGGGAAGTGGCATCAAAGAGATCTCCCTCGAGGAGGCTCTTTATCTCATTCAGTCTGCCGCAAGACTGGGGAATCACCCCGGGGAGGCCGTCAGTAACCGGGAATTCCGGCGGTTTGCCTGGCTTCTCACTGAACCAGTTGATTTTTCGCCGGCCCAAATAGCAAAGCTCCTGAGGAGTCTAATTGGGGATACGATGGGCCCTGTAGATGTGGCCCTGATCTTTGATCGTGCATTGTTCACAGGTGACTTCCATTTAGCATTCCACCTTATGAGCGCTCAAGCCAGGTCAAAGGTCGGTTCGATTCAGGAGTTCATAGCCAAATTGAAGGAAACTCCTCAGGATATGAGGGCAACCCCTGAGGACAATGATCTGCTCTTTGACGAGGAAGATGGACCGTCGGCTATCAGGATTGAGGCTGCCCGACTGCCTGCCGCGGTCAGTCAAATAGTCGCCAGCGCTGGGGGGTCAGATGAGACAGGAAGTCCTGGCGTGAAAAATCGGCAGGGCAGGTCAGGTGGGCGAAGGTCCGAGACAGTGCTGGTAAGAAGGTGGCTGGCCAGAAAGGGCCAGGTTATCGAGCTGGCCCAACGATTTGAATTAATTAAGGAAAAGGGCTTCTTTGCCGTCGATAGTCCAGAGCCAAAGCGCATATCGGTTGAGGAATTTGAAAGAGTTGCAAGGCAAGCTATCCTCATAGATGGGGATATGGCAGGGAGATCGCCCCGGGAGATAGCTGAATGGGGCAACTATGTGATGAAAGAGGGCAATTATCCGCAAGCCATCCGTATCCTTGACGCGGCGCTGGAGATGGAACCCCGGCTCCTTGGGGCACGCCTGCAAGTCGCTGACGCCTATGTGAGGATAGATAGGGCCGATAAGGCGGCGAAGCACCTTAAAAGACTCCTGGAGGTTGCGCCACCCGGATCAGTCTATTCTGATAAAGCCAAGAGAATGCTTCGCATATATGAGGTACTCGATCAGCATTCCGGGGAATTTCCTGAGGAACCCCTTGCCAACCCCGATCATTGGTTTGATCCTGTAGAGAGGGCGATCATTTCCATCTCAGGTTTGATCAAGCCAGGAGTAGATGTATTTCGCGAAACGATGACGTTATGGAATCTTTTCTTGAGATATTGCGATATTCCGCTGCCATTGATAGAAAATCCAATCACATGGGCCGTGGCATCCCTTTATGATGTGGCGCGCCTTCGCGGCGGCGATCTTACAAAGGGGGACCTCGGAAGCTTTCTTCCCGTCGTCATGGGCATACCATGGCACAAATTGAGGAAGATGGCTGATTTTATATGGGATGTCATTGAACTTTACGATGACGCTGACAGGGCATGGTTTGCCGATGAGGTAAGGGTCTTTTTCCTGGATGGGGCAGGCTATTCTCATATTTTCAGCCATCCCTCCGGGGAACCGCACTTGATCCTTTGCAATATCAAGCTTAAGGGCAAGCGGAGTCCCAAGACTCTTATGGAATATTTGTCAGCCCAGAGAGGAGTCAGCGCGAAGAGATCCGCCACGGGCGGCGTCTTCAATTGGGAGCTTTCTTCATATTCAAAGGCTAGCGGCAAGGGCGGAGGCCCAATTGCCGCCAGAAATGTTCAGATTGCAGTGGATTCAAGTGGTGTGCATCTTTCCGCCCTAGATGACGAATCCCTATCAAAGGTGGTTTCGCGGCTCAAACGAGACCTTCCTGATTATCTCGTAATGCCAGGGGATGTGGTCAAGCTAGATTTGAAAATACATTATTCGTGA